In the Persephonella hydrogeniphila genome, one interval contains:
- the radC gene encoding RadC family protein, with amino-acid sequence MEFKKYIYKKKIKELPEDLLPREKALRYGIKSLSDGELLAILIGQGTKDLNVIGLADKILRDKKLPDLKNISLEDLLKIKGIGKAKALQILAVAEILRRIEEEQDKLVFNSPEDVYSYLKWLSREKRENMIVLYTNTMNQLLGEETVAVGSLNVLNIKPRDIFISALKYNAYGIIMVHNHPEGSPEPSTEDISFTKNIKDLSLKMGFELLDHIIIGKKGYFSFNQEGLI; translated from the coding sequence ATGGAATTTAAAAAATATATCTACAAAAAAAAGATAAAAGAGCTCCCTGAAGACCTTCTCCCGAGGGAAAAAGCCCTCAGATATGGGATAAAATCTCTCTCAGATGGAGAACTTCTTGCAATACTTATAGGACAGGGAACTAAAGATCTCAATGTTATAGGTCTCGCAGATAAGATTTTAAGAGACAAAAAATTACCAGATTTAAAAAATATAAGTTTAGAAGATCTCTTAAAAATAAAAGGTATAGGAAAAGCTAAAGCTTTACAGATACTTGCTGTAGCAGAAATATTAAGGAGGATAGAGGAAGAACAGGATAAACTTGTATTTAATAGTCCTGAAGATGTTTATTCCTACCTAAAATGGTTGTCCAGAGAAAAAAGGGAAAATATGATAGTACTTTACACAAATACCATGAATCAACTTTTAGGGGAGGAAACAGTTGCTGTCGGTTCTCTTAATGTTCTCAACATAAAGCCCAGAGATATTTTTATATCTGCTTTAAAATACAATGCTTATGGAATAATTATGGTTCACAATCATCCTGAAGGAAGTCCTGAACCTTCCACTGAAGATATTTCTTTCACAAAAAATATAAAAGATTTGTCATTAAAAATGGGTTTTGAACTGTTGGATCATATCATAATAGGTAAAAAAGGGTATTTCTCATTTAATCAGGAGGGGCTAATCTGA
- a CDS encoding peptidylprolyl isomerase, producing the protein MKKVLSVIFALFISLQSFAKDNPVVVIKTNMGDIYVELYPDKAPKTVENFLTYVKEGFYNGLIFHRVVKGFVIQGGGFDKDLKYKKPNHPPVKNESNNGLSNLRGTIAMARTSDPHSATTQFYINLADNTFLDYGRNPQKWGYTVFGKVIKGMDVVDEIAQVPVMNVGWMVNVPVRPVIIEKIEIVKKKN; encoded by the coding sequence ATGAAAAAAGTATTATCTGTTATTTTTGCACTGTTTATAAGTTTACAATCTTTTGCAAAGGATAACCCTGTAGTTGTTATAAAAACAAATATGGGAGATATATATGTAGAGCTTTATCCGGATAAAGCTCCAAAAACAGTGGAGAACTTTCTTACCTATGTAAAAGAAGGTTTCTATAACGGACTTATATTCCACAGAGTTGTTAAAGGTTTCGTTATTCAGGGAGGAGGTTTTGATAAAGATTTAAAGTACAAAAAACCTAACCATCCACCTGTAAAAAATGAATCAAATAATGGTCTTTCTAATCTTAGAGGAACGATTGCGATGGCACGTACTTCAGATCCCCACAGTGCTACAACACAGTTTTACATAAATCTCGCCGATAACACATTTTTAGATTATGGCAGAAATCCTCAAAAATGGGGATACACAGTATTTGGGAAGGTTATAAAAGGGATGGATGTTGTTGACGAGATAGCACAGGTTCCTGTTATGAATGTAGGCTGGATGGTTAATGTTCCTGTTAGACCTGTTATTATCGAAAAAATAGAGATCGTGAAAAAGAAAAATTAA
- a CDS encoding hydantoinase B/oxoprolinase family protein — protein MVDPILLEVFKNRFSAIAEEMGVLLQRTSFSPNIKERRDFSCAIFDSEGDLVAQAAHIPVHLGSMPLSVKSAIESASFEEGDMVVLNDPYRGGSHLPDITVVAPVFIEGELRFFVANRAHHADVGGISSGSMPLSSSIFQEGIIIPPVKIMKRGKIDKEILSIIKTNTRTPEEREGDFLAQISANLTGIKRLKELVGKYSIQTVTFYMDALNKYSERIMRNKIKQIPDGTYTFTDYMEDDGLKNKDIKISVRIDIKGDEAVVDFSDSDKQTEGGINAVRAITVSAVYYVFRSLAGKDIPTNTGCFKPVKIITKKGTVVDCTHPSPVSAGNVETSQRIVDVVLGALSKALPEEIPAASQGTMNNITIGGINPDNGKPFTYYETIGGGMGGSSKGNGESAIQSHMTNTLNTPIEALEFEYPFIVEKYSIRKNSGGNGLFKGGSGIIRSIKILTDAEVTVISERRRIPPYGLFGGEPGEVGRNIVIHNGKKIVESSKFHRKLKKGDIIIIETPGGGGYGRPSS, from the coding sequence ATGGTAGATCCTATTCTTCTTGAAGTTTTCAAAAATAGATTTTCTGCCATAGCAGAAGAGATGGGTGTTTTACTTCAGAGGACATCTTTCTCACCAAATATAAAAGAGAGAAGAGATTTTTCCTGTGCTATCTTCGATAGTGAAGGAGATCTTGTTGCACAGGCGGCACATATACCTGTTCATCTGGGCTCAATGCCACTTTCAGTTAAATCTGCCATAGAATCTGCCAGTTTTGAAGAAGGGGATATGGTTGTGTTAAATGACCCTTATAGAGGAGGTAGTCATTTACCTGATATAACCGTTGTGGCACCTGTTTTTATAGAGGGAGAACTTAGATTTTTTGTTGCAAATAGGGCACACCATGCAGATGTTGGAGGAATATCTTCAGGCTCTATGCCACTTTCCAGTTCCATCTTTCAGGAAGGAATAATAATACCACCTGTAAAAATAATGAAAAGAGGAAAGATAGACAAAGAAATTCTTTCAATTATAAAAACAAATACAAGAACTCCAGAAGAAAGAGAAGGAGATTTCTTAGCCCAGATATCTGCAAATTTGACAGGTATAAAGAGATTAAAAGAACTTGTTGGGAAATACTCTATACAAACAGTTACTTTTTATATGGATGCTCTTAATAAATACTCAGAAAGAATAATGAGGAATAAGATAAAACAGATACCAGACGGAACTTACACTTTCACAGATTATATGGAAGATGATGGTTTAAAAAACAAAGATATAAAGATATCCGTAAGAATAGATATAAAGGGAGATGAAGCTGTTGTTGATTTTTCAGACAGTGACAAACAGACCGAAGGGGGAATTAATGCTGTAAGGGCAATAACTGTATCCGCCGTTTATTATGTTTTCAGATCTTTAGCTGGAAAAGATATTCCAACCAATACTGGCTGTTTTAAACCAGTAAAGATAATAACCAAAAAAGGAACAGTCGTTGACTGTACACACCCATCTCCGGTATCTGCAGGAAACGTAGAAACATCCCAGAGGATTGTTGATGTAGTTTTAGGAGCTCTCTCAAAAGCATTACCAGAGGAAATACCGGCGGCAAGTCAGGGGACTATGAATAATATAACTATTGGAGGAATAAATCCTGATAATGGAAAACCCTTCACATACTATGAAACTATAGGAGGAGGAATGGGAGGTTCCTCTAAAGGAAATGGAGAATCTGCAATACAGTCACACATGACTAATACACTGAACACGCCTATAGAAGCTCTTGAATTTGAATACCCATTTATAGTCGAAAAGTACTCTATAAGGAAAAATTCTGGTGGAAACGGTTTATTTAAGGGTGGAAGTGGAATTATAAGAAGTATAAAGATTCTGACAGATGCAGAGGTCACTGTGATATCTGAAAGGAGGAGAATACCACCTTACGGTCTTTTTGGAGGTGAACCGGGAGAAGTAGGAAGAAATATAGTTATCCATAACGGGAAAAAAATAGTAGAAAGTTCAAAATTCCACAGGAAACTGAAAAAAGGAGATATTATCATAATAGAAACCCCCGGTGGAGGGGGCTACGGAAGACCTTCTTCTTAA
- a CDS encoding hydantoinase/oxoprolinase family protein translates to MIKIGVDTGGTFTDFVFKKDGKWQILKVLSTPDDPSKAVLKGLRIIGGKNRDITHGSTVATNTVLERKGAKTAFITNEGFEDIIYIGRQERKELYNLFYKRPPNLIPEELRFGIKCRINAKGEIIQDLREEDIQLVIEKLKKHKVESVAVSFLFSFLNPEHEKIFKKRLLSEGFYVSVSHEIVPEFREYERSITTVINSYVMPKMDRYLKNIKSSISENDKFRIIQSNGGVISPETASKEPVRTVLSGPAGGVVGALTLGKKISKEKLITFDMGGTSTDVSLINREVPFSTELKISDYPLKIPVIDIHTVGAGGGSIAYLDEGGSLNVGPESAGADPGPVCYGKGENLTVTDANLYLGRLIPEYFLGGNMELDIDRVNFYFDYYSKKWRIEPLKLAEGILQIANIKMEKAIRVISVERGYDPREFSLFTFGGAGGLHASFLAENLKIPEVIVPKNPGIFSAFGMLMADVIKDYSLTVMINGNKQDLPHIEKIFEMLEKKAFDELISEGIDKNSVRLDRYMDLRYKGQSFEIVIPFSENFIEEFHKEHKRIYGYRSDKDIEIVNLRVRAVGKTEKPDIEKIEIGMEKPEEDSLISYKEVIFEGKKIKTAVYNRENLKAGNVVKGPSVIVEYSSTVVVPPLFEAYVDNYGNLILKNNDGKK, encoded by the coding sequence GTGATTAAGATAGGAGTAGATACAGGAGGAACTTTTACAGATTTTGTATTTAAAAAAGATGGGAAATGGCAGATTTTAAAAGTACTGTCTACTCCAGATGATCCATCTAAAGCTGTTCTGAAAGGGCTCAGAATAATTGGAGGAAAAAACAGAGATATAACCCACGGCTCTACAGTAGCAACCAATACAGTTCTTGAAAGGAAAGGTGCAAAAACAGCCTTTATAACAAATGAGGGTTTTGAAGATATTATCTACATAGGAAGACAGGAAAGGAAAGAGCTTTACAATTTATTTTACAAAAGACCTCCCAATCTAATACCTGAGGAACTCAGATTCGGTATAAAATGTCGTATAAACGCAAAAGGCGAGATAATTCAGGATTTGAGGGAAGAAGATATACAACTGGTCATAGAAAAGCTAAAAAAACATAAAGTAGAATCAGTAGCTGTTTCTTTTCTTTTTTCTTTTCTCAACCCTGAACATGAAAAGATATTTAAAAAAAGGTTACTATCAGAAGGTTTTTATGTATCTGTTTCACATGAAATAGTTCCTGAGTTCAGGGAGTATGAAAGATCCATAACGACCGTTATTAACAGCTATGTTATGCCTAAAATGGACAGATACCTGAAAAATATCAAAAGCAGTATTTCTGAAAATGACAAATTCAGAATAATTCAGTCTAACGGAGGTGTTATATCTCCAGAAACAGCTTCTAAGGAACCTGTCAGGACTGTGCTTTCTGGACCTGCTGGGGGTGTTGTAGGGGCTCTTACTTTAGGGAAAAAAATAAGTAAGGAAAAACTGATAACATTTGATATGGGAGGAACTTCTACAGATGTATCATTGATAAATAGGGAGGTTCCCTTTTCTACAGAGCTGAAAATATCCGATTACCCACTGAAAATTCCTGTTATAGATATACATACGGTAGGGGCAGGAGGTGGTTCCATAGCTTACTTAGATGAGGGAGGTTCCTTAAATGTAGGTCCAGAGAGTGCAGGGGCAGACCCGGGACCTGTTTGTTATGGTAAGGGAGAAAATCTGACAGTAACAGATGCCAATCTTTACCTTGGAAGACTTATTCCTGAGTATTTCTTAGGCGGAAATATGGAACTGGACATAGACAGAGTTAATTTTTATTTTGATTACTACAGTAAAAAATGGAGAATAGAGCCTTTAAAACTTGCCGAAGGTATCCTTCAGATAGCAAATATAAAGATGGAAAAGGCGATAAGGGTTATTTCTGTAGAAAGAGGTTATGACCCAAGGGAGTTTTCACTTTTTACTTTTGGAGGAGCCGGCGGACTTCATGCTTCTTTTCTTGCTGAAAATCTCAAGATACCTGAAGTGATTGTACCGAAAAATCCAGGAATATTTTCTGCCTTTGGTATGCTTATGGCAGATGTTATAAAGGATTACTCCCTTACTGTTATGATAAACGGAAATAAACAGGATTTGCCCCATATTGAAAAGATATTTGAAATGCTTGAAAAGAAGGCTTTTGATGAGCTGATATCTGAAGGAATAGATAAAAACAGTGTAAGATTAGATAGATATATGGATCTCAGATATAAAGGGCAGTCTTTTGAGATAGTTATTCCTTTTTCAGAAAATTTTATTGAGGAGTTCCACAAAGAGCATAAAAGGATTTATGGATACAGATCTGATAAGGATATAGAAATTGTAAATTTAAGGGTAAGAGCTGTTGGAAAGACAGAAAAACCGGATATAGAGAAAATAGAAATAGGAATGGAAAAACCGGAGGAAGATAGTTTGATTTCTTATAAAGAAGTGATTTTTGAAGGTAAAAAAATAAAGACAGCTGTATATAACAGAGAGAATCTAAAAGCCGGTAATGTGGTAAAGGGACCTTCGGTGATTGTTGAATACTCTTCTACTGTTGTTGTACCTCCTTTATTTGAAGCTTATGTTGATAATTATGGAAACCTGATACTGAAAAATAACGATGGAAAAAAGTAA
- a CDS encoding BCAM0308 family protein, with protein MNNRKDRLIKEYIHDPYFTKEKYHDPSVCERCGVVFHEGIFQWMEPPPSDAQKMVCPACRRIEDRYEGGVVILEGDFMQSHKDEILNLIKNVEEEEMAYRPLERIIEIKDEGNKITITTTYEHLARRIGESVHKAYKGKLNFQYPEGTKYIRVHWER; from the coding sequence ATGAATAACAGAAAAGACAGACTTATCAAAGAGTACATTCACGATCCTTACTTCACAAAGGAAAAATATCATGATCCTTCTGTTTGTGAAAGATGTGGAGTTGTGTTTCATGAAGGCATATTCCAGTGGATGGAGCCTCCTCCTTCAGATGCTCAGAAGATGGTATGTCCAGCTTGCAGGAGGATAGAAGACAGATATGAAGGAGGTGTTGTCATTTTAGAAGGGGATTTTATGCAGTCCCATAAAGATGAGATATTGAATCTTATTAAAAATGTTGAAGAAGAAGAGATGGCATACAGACCTTTAGAAAGGATAATAGAGATAAAAGATGAAGGCAACAAAATAACTATAACCACAACTTATGAACATCTTGCCAGAAGAATAGGAGAATCTGTGCATAAGGCTTATAAAGGGAAACTAAACTTCCAGTACCCAGAAGGAACTAAGTATATAAGAGTCCACTGGGAGAGATAA
- the cysS gene encoding cysteine--tRNA ligase produces MSLKVYNTLTGKKEEFVPINPGEVKIYTCGVTVYDVNHVGHGRSLIVFDMIRRYLRYLGYNVKFVRNFTDVDDKIINRAKNECLPFTVIADRYIKEYFQDAENFRIEPADVEPRVTTHIPDIIEFIQKLIDKGYAYEVEGDVYFSVRKFKDYGKLSKRSIDELIAGARVEPGEKKKDPLDFALWKASKAGEPSWDSPWGKGRPGWHTECCAMIFKHLGETIDIHGGGLDLTFPHHENELAQAEALSDKPFARYWIHNGLVTVNGQKMSKSLGNYITLKEIYSKYEPDILRLLVLSVHYRSPLDFSWDKMEETKKAYERLKNSMEEYETLKKLPENPEFEGHLYDAIAKAEQGFYAAMSDDFNTPEALASIFGLVREMNILKDKAVKEGGISKKALESYREAKEVIHKIGKDIFGLFDSLQPCIERDIGDIAVEATAELGEMEKEEKELIEMLIEIRNIARKQKNFEIADMIRDRLSQQGIVLEDTPVGTKWKKK; encoded by the coding sequence ATGAGTTTAAAGGTCTACAACACTCTTACTGGGAAGAAAGAAGAATTCGTTCCTATAAACCCAGGTGAAGTAAAGATATACACATGTGGAGTTACAGTATACGATGTTAACCATGTAGGACATGGAAGAAGTCTGATTGTATTTGACATGATCAGAAGATACCTTAGATACCTTGGATACAATGTAAAGTTTGTAAGAAACTTTACCGATGTTGATGACAAGATAATAAACAGAGCCAAAAACGAGTGCCTGCCTTTTACTGTAATAGCTGACAGATATATAAAAGAGTACTTTCAAGATGCAGAGAATTTCAGAATAGAACCTGCAGATGTTGAACCAAGGGTAACTACACATATTCCAGATATAATAGAGTTTATACAGAAACTTATAGATAAAGGTTATGCCTATGAAGTTGAAGGAGATGTTTATTTTTCTGTAAGAAAGTTTAAAGATTACGGAAAGTTATCCAAGAGAAGCATTGATGAGCTTATAGCAGGGGCGAGAGTAGAACCGGGAGAGAAAAAGAAAGATCCTTTAGATTTTGCCCTTTGGAAGGCATCTAAGGCTGGAGAACCTTCATGGGATTCCCCGTGGGGTAAAGGAAGACCAGGATGGCATACAGAGTGCTGTGCCATGATATTTAAACATCTGGGAGAAACCATAGATATACACGGAGGAGGATTAGACCTTACATTTCCACATCACGAAAACGAACTTGCACAGGCAGAAGCTCTTTCTGATAAACCATTTGCACGGTACTGGATTCACAACGGTCTGGTCACAGTAAACGGACAAAAAATGTCCAAATCCCTTGGAAATTACATAACCCTTAAAGAGATTTACTCAAAATACGAACCTGATATTCTCAGACTGCTTGTTCTTTCTGTTCACTATAGAAGTCCCCTTGATTTCTCATGGGACAAGATGGAAGAAACAAAGAAAGCATACGAACGGTTAAAAAACAGTATGGAAGAGTATGAAACACTGAAAAAACTTCCAGAAAATCCAGAGTTTGAAGGACATCTGTATGATGCTATTGCGAAAGCAGAGCAAGGCTTTTACGCTGCCATGAGCGATGATTTCAACACACCAGAAGCTCTTGCTTCTATATTTGGACTGGTAAGGGAGATGAACATCCTTAAAGATAAAGCTGTTAAAGAAGGAGGCATATCTAAAAAGGCGTTAGAATCTTACAGAGAGGCAAAAGAAGTAATACATAAAATCGGAAAAGATATATTTGGTCTTTTTGATAGTCTACAACCATGTATAGAAAGAGATATAGGAGATATAGCTGTTGAAGCAACGGCAGAGCTTGGGGAGATGGAAAAAGAAGAGAAAGAACTAATAGAGATGCTTATTGAGATAAGGAATATAGCGAGGAAACAGAAAAATTTTGAGATTGCAGATATGATCAGGGATAGACTCTCACAACAGGGAATAGTGCTTGAGGATACTCCAGTAGGCACAAAATGGAAGAAAAAATAA
- a CDS encoding class I SAM-dependent methyltransferase: MAQEKLAAKIFDSVVKRYDRFLKFTTFGLIDRWQNILVENTPAGENPLDIGTGTGEIVKKIHKNYPDSIPIGVDVSFNMLLRAKEKNKDHKNLFIQASAYELPFKKSTISSIFLSLVFRHLSDEKAILEFDRVLKNSGYIGILDISKPPKIIFNTIFFFANRIFRPVGERIFSREEYDYFMDSVIKSKTPEELEDLFKNHGYTKSFIKKAFFGMIVIAVFRKV, translated from the coding sequence ATGGCTCAAGAAAAATTAGCAGCAAAGATATTTGATAGTGTTGTTAAAAGATACGATAGATTTCTAAAGTTTACAACATTTGGACTTATAGACAGATGGCAAAATATTCTTGTGGAAAATACACCTGCAGGGGAAAACCCTTTAGATATAGGAACAGGAACAGGAGAGATTGTTAAAAAGATACACAAAAATTACCCTGATAGTATTCCCATAGGAGTTGATGTCTCCTTTAATATGCTTCTGAGGGCAAAAGAAAAAAACAAAGATCACAAAAATTTATTCATACAAGCCTCTGCGTATGAGCTTCCTTTTAAAAAATCTACAATTAGCTCCATATTTTTATCTCTGGTTTTCAGGCATCTTTCAGATGAAAAAGCTATTTTAGAGTTTGACAGAGTACTGAAAAATAGTGGATATATAGGGATACTTGATATATCAAAACCTCCAAAAATCATTTTTAATACAATATTCTTCTTTGCCAACAGAATTTTCAGACCTGTAGGGGAAAGGATATTTTCAAGGGAAGAGTACGATTACTTTATGGATTCAGTTATAAAATCTAAAACCCCCGAAGAGCTTGAAGACCTTTTCAAAAACCACGGTTACACAAAAAGTTTTATTAAGAAAGCATTCTTCGGGATGATAGTAATTGCTGTTTTCAGGAAAGTATAA